The DNA segment tgcttatgcaggcagcttttgctttacctgttaaactgtctttatctcaatgcatgagttttctcacttttacctttccgtttctctcccccatcccactgtgggggtaGGGAGAGTAAGCGAgtggttgtgtggtgcttagttgccagctggggttaaaccatgacattaggTAGGAAAGAATATAATGATGAAACACAATCCCTTCTTCCTTGGTTCAGAACAAGGTATGTGCAAAGGGGGGGATAGACCCTTCACCCGCACGCATGAGCAAATGGTCAGGGAAGCAGCTTGCCAACACTGTATACAAGAGCTGAAACAAGCAAGGCAAGGTGATCTCTGATCTTTGCCATTATGCACAGTAGGATGCCCAGGTGGTTGCTCTGTTCTTGTGTATAGATTACTGCTGTTAGGCTATTTATAGGCAAGTAAATAAGAATCTAAAGCAGCTTATCTTTTCTTCTTGGCACAGTGCCATTATGGTGATCTCTTAGTTGGCATATGTTGTAATGAAGTACTATATGATTCAGCGTAGCTTTTCAGGGCTGTGTGGTAGATTCATCTTGCACTGCTGTTCCCTGCACGCTGCAGTAGGAACTCTTCTCCCACGAGGGCCTGGCCGTGTGAGCCTGTCTGCCTGACCCCTACAGCCATGTCGTATAGCCAGTTACAATCTGCTCTTTTGATTCATGTTCAGCGTGGTTCAGATGCTCTTTGCAAGATCTTGCTATTTTCCTTTTGCATGTGCTTGAGACAAGCATGCAAATGCTTCTGATCAAGAAAATCCCAGCTATGAATGCAAAGTAGCTGCCATAAATTAAAAactgggagggggagagaaaaaggcagaagaattAATGAAAAACACATTAGGGAAACACTGCTTCTTCTGGAGATGACAGACACTCTATTATTTTGTTTACTTGTGTTCTGGCACAGTTTCTCTATGCTCAAGTTTTTGCTTTGTGAGTAAGCAAAATCTTAGCTTTTCCAGCAAACAGCAGATCTTTGAGGAATGAAGAAATGCCCCTTGCTTCCAATCCTTATGTCTCTTAATAAACATCAGAGGGGGGGAGGGATAggaacaggggtttttttctgttaatgcaAATGTAGTAGCTTCATTACCCACATAGTCATTAATATTATAAGTGAAGAGTCTGACTTGGTCCTTTTTTGCTCTTGCACATTTCAGTACTGTCACCACACTGACCTCAGTAAATATACCATGACTTTGTATCAGTATTTCCAAGAACAGTGGCAAGGCTATTTTTGAAGCCCTACGTATTCCTGTCCTTAATTTTAAAGTTTCAATTTTTGGTGTTTAATTCAGTCTTTaatcttttaaagtaatttttgccTTCTCTCTGCAGAGTATCTGATTAGGTTTAGTCATCTTCCAGTCTGTGGGAGTAGGAAGCTGCCCCAGCTGAGATCCCAtctgagaaaatgcagaaatcGGTACATTTCAGTTGACTCCAACATGAGTGGAACTGATCTGACTGAAGTTCGGGACACTACTGTGAGATAGGATATCGAACCCCAAATTAAGTGCCCAAACTATGGGCAGAAAATTCTATTATTCACATTGAGATACAGACCAGGTTTGCTCCTGAGATGGAGTTAGAAGGCAGGAGTCCTTTTCACTTGAGCTGAAATAACTCCAATAATCCAGGCTGTGTCTCATGGTCTTGACTCCCCTAACAACATATGGTCATGTTGATTCTGCATCTGAGAAAACCAACCTGAATTTTTGGGCAGAGAGGGTGTTATTCAGTGTCCTGTTAATTAGCAAAAGCTGGTCAGATAGCAGGGCCTGATTATTTATGTTCTGGTGTATCTGCCTTTAAAATGTCAAAGACCAGCATCTGTAATCCTAAATGCTGCACTAAAAGGCAAAAGGGAAGAATGATGGCTGATATGAGGGAAGAGCAAGATGTTTAGATTTCCACAGAAGAAAGAGGGATTAAAATTGTCCTTTGGCATAGCAATTTCTTTCTTGAAGATGAATTGGCTACACAGTACATAGGAAGTAAGTTAATAGCACTTACCTGAGTCACTATGCCCAGTCCCAGGCCTCTTGAATCCACGATGACTACTGTAAGAATGGTCTGAATCACCAGTGCAACGAAGTTGTTGAATCCAAACATCAAGGCATAGCGTTCCATGCTCAGATTGACTGCAATCTGGAACCTAATGCGAGAGTGGCAGGTCAGTGACTTCACACTGGGGGAAAGCTGTTGCTCTCCATTTAGTTGATGAAGAGAAATGATTCATGCAGATGATATATATCAGGGATGGAGTAAATGGtgcttcatttgtttgtttgcttccttgCTTTCTCTAAAAAAATGTCTTGACTATCATAGTGTATTTTGATGTTTTTGTACTTGTCTGTGTTGCTTTTCCAAACCATGTCATCAGGTGATCTGCTTTATCTAGTAGAATATCAGATCTCTTTAACGTTCCCCTTTGTTCCTTCTCTACCTTCACAGACTGTGCCAGACAGGTTGTAAGGCCTCCATGGTTGGAGGCTTTCAAAGAGCTGGCCAGACAAAACCATGACCTGATCTGGCATTGGCAGGGGTTCTGTCCTTGCTGGGAGGTTAGACTAGAAGGTCACTATGGGTATCTTCTAACCAACTTTTCTGTGATGATGtgaataacttttttcctttgtggcttGACAGTGGAGGTAGCATACTGTTTATTTCCATCAAAAGCCTGTAGATTTTCCTTGCAATATCTTTTTTGGCAATaatcagaacatattttcttgtaGTATTTATCTCCACAGTTTCTATCTGAACAAAAGGGTATTAATCCTGCAGTACTCTCTTCAATTATTTTTAGCAGGGTTCTTCTgtgcaagttttacttttttttttttgtagaatatgTTGAAATAGTCCAGGTGTGATCCACTATAATGTACTAACAATCCACCAAAATGAAAATAGAGGATTCACTTGGTTTCATTCAAGATAGGCATTATCTTGTCATGCATTatagttttagctttttttttttttcaaatggtatCCAAATAATTTTGGGTTTTGACATAAAAATACatctggtatttttgttaatgaaataaTGTGGTATGTCTAAAGACATTCAAATCAATAAAATAACTGGAGTAATAAAAATGGTTTATATTTAACACAGATTATAtataattttgttatttatattatttctgtttttctatttctgaCAACAGAATAGCTTGGTCTCCTAAGAGATCTTGTCTGAGTTTATACGTCCAATGTTCTCTTTTATTCCTTCTTAACATCATAATATCATTAAGGATTTTATGTTCAAAGGTATGTTGGGGAACACTCTATGCCAAATCTTTTTTTACATTCATGCGGTTCATAGCCTGCTAAAAAGCATATCAGCAAGGTGGTCTAGACATAACGGGATCTTAAAGGATGGTTGTTAAGGCATGCTTGTCCTTATTGCTCATTTTGCATCTTCCATGacaggaaggaggaaaatagCTCATATGTTTTGCTGTTATCATTGCCTTTAGTAACAAAGACATCTTGTACCTTGTTTAATTTCTGCCTAGGTAAATGTTCAATGTCCttttgataatttttcttttatgtttgtttAGAAGAACGAAAACAACATAACTAGACATTTAAGTATCCTTGTCTTTACCTAAACTGTTATGTCTAGCATTAGATCAGCTATCTCTGAGTAAAAGGAGGGATGCCCAAAGTAAACTTAAAGTATGGTCAGTATTCTGTGCATAATGGCAGCACTGTAAGGTTTTATACTTACGTTGCTATTGTTATAAGGAGCATATAGCATGCTTTGAAAATGAGATAGCTGGCGTAACATGCCCAGATGTTGGTAGTGAAGTGCATGAGAAATAAAGAACCAGCATTTATTGCAGAGAAGATCCCTAAAGCCAGTTCTCCAAAAAGGTCCCAGTTAATTTTCATATATTGTACTACAAAAGATGTTACCGAGcctagaaaaagaggaaagaaaaaaaaaaagtaaatgttgtATCTGTTCTATAACCTATATCACCAAGTCTTGCCACCCTCACATGCCGAAAGGCAATGCTGAATAATGAAGCAGGGTAGttctgaagtgttttgaaagCATCTCTAACCACTTCTGAAGTCATGCAGATGACTGGTCATTTTTAGACAACTGCATAAATCAAATCTCTGCCATTCTTTTCTTAACGTTTTATTTCACTTCACAGGATAAACTGCTATGTAGAAGGATTCATTATTTAGCTGTCTGTACCCCAGCATGTCTCTCCTAGGGAGAGAATTAGGAACACTGGAGCTCAGGAAGAACAATTCTTCCAGCTTCTACTAGCTTGCTTTATAGCTAAAGTAGTAAACCTTATAGCTTAACAGTTTAGCTCTGTGCAGCTCATAAAGGGGCTAAGCTGTCAAAAAAGGGAGTTTTGTGAAGTATCAAGTGAGTATATTCAGGGAAATGAGAAAGGATAGGCACGATTTCCTTTTGTTGGGCCTGCTACAGAGATGCACCTGTTGCGAAGATAAGCCACCTGACTATCCATCTTGGGGGTCTTATACAATTTTAAGACTTCTACACCTCTACGTTTAGAAATAGGCAATTCCATGAGAAAGAGGAATTCATCAAGAAGTAGACACTGCAGGAGTTAAGTGCTCTCAATTCAAGATTCAATTGGTCTGTTTAGTTGCCTACCTCAAGACAAGAGTAATTTTTAACCTTAGAAGTATCTGTTTCTCCTTAATGACTATAAGTGTATCCTGAATGACCAGGTATGATGTAGGCATGTTTAGTTTCCCTGGTGGATCACACCCCAATGTCTTGTGCAAGTTTTCTACAGCAGCACAACATGAATATGAGAAATGCTGCCAAGTCGGGGTGGTATCCTCTGATGTAACCTTTTGATAACATTACTTTGAGTATGTGGTGTGGGCATCTGCTTCCAGTGCAAAAGCGTAATGGTTAACGTCAGTAGTATAATGAATTGAATaaggtctttttctgcaaatcTCTATATCTTGGCATGACTAAAATTCTTCCTTCTGTCCTGCTGAATGAGAGTATTTCACTAGAAAAAGATCTTAATGAGAGGATTATGTTCTTGTTctgtaaatatttatgaaaaacttCTCTCATCTGTGTAAGCTGATACCATTGTTATGGGAACTCTGTGATActtgtttgggaaaaaaaccccaccccaacaacCTCATCCAAAGAAACACAGGTGCCTCTGGATGTAGCAGCTGGATGTAAAGTCTGTATGACTTGTACACTCTCAGTATGTAGACACTCTCTACATACTGGTAGGGTAAAGTTGGGTGTCCCAgtcctgaagaaaaataacatagCTCGCATTTAAACTGTTTGGTACAACAAAGAACTAGGTCTTGAATGCACAATGCATACACAGGCTTCCTGGAGTGTCTGCAAGGGAATAGCACTTTAAAAGTGTTCTAAAGTAAAACTTTAGAGACTGTGTTTGTGATCGATGCCTAGACACTAACTTACTCAGAAAAGTTGCTATTGCTTCAACAGCTCCATTGTACACTGCAGAGCTGTGAGAGGGGGCTCTGAAGTCCCACAGCACTTGGATATAATTCAGAACCTGGTTAAAGCCCGCTGTAGCCAGAGCCCACCACAAGGACCAGTACAGAAGTTTCCTAGAGCTGTAGCAATCCCTCAGGTCCTTGCTCAGCTGCACCAGTACGCTAAGCATGTGATTCTGGGGCTTGGGATTGTCAGCCTGTGGTTCAGGTGCTGGTCCCCTGTCAGCAGATACAGAGCTCTTGTCCTCTTGGCAGCTCGATGGCCTGTCGGAGCCGACTGTAGCCACGACTTTATCTGGTCCTGGGAGAGTTTCTGTGACATCTTTCCTGTGGAAGAACATACTCTTTTGGGGCATtgggagaaaaaaggaacaaacaaatgCCAGGGACACGGAAGCCAAAGTAATGGCATTAAGGTGAAAGTAGGATACATCTGCTAAGGAAACCAGCAGCTGTCCCAGCACGGCCGCAACGGTGGCTGCAACAAGAGTGATACTTCTGCAATAGCTCGTCACTCTCTGATAGTGATCGGTGCTGACGACGCTGTAGATGTAGGCGTAATAGGCGACCTCGGTGGCTGTCACCATCCCGTAGAAGAATTCCACCAACTGCATGGCCACCACTCCGTGTGCGAAGAGGAGCAAGAGCCACGTGACGATGAAGCTGACgccctggaggaggaggatgggctTGTAGCGCACGTAGTCTGTAATCAGGAAGACtgggaaaaggagtgcaaggtaggAGTATGTCCAAACTGGGAAAATCTGGTTGGTAACctaggaaagaagaggaaatttCTGTGTTATTCTTGGGGAAAGGAAGTTCATTTAGTTTTAAATGGCTTTGTAGAGGGAAGGTTTTGCTCTGAGggaattaataaaatatatagcCACATTGAAGCAGCATGTGACGGTTGAGCAGGCAAATGGATCTTTAATCTATTAAATGGATCTTCTATTTATGCCATCTGCTGCAAATTCTAATCTGCCAAAGCTGGTtacatttgtgctttttttggtttttatctttGTTTAATAACTTTGTTTAAAGTTTTACTTCCTTTATTTTTGCTGATGCATGTCAAAGAAAAGGCAGAGTAAAGCAATACCTCATCTATGGTGAGGTTTTTATCTGGTCCTGTTAGATAGGGTGTTAGGAAAGGTTCTGATGGTTTCATCATGTAGAAGAATCCACAAAGGCAGAGGATCAGGGTGGGAAAAGTCCAGGTGttgcttttctcttgcttccaGCAGCCCATGgcctcttgtcgtggtttaaccccagccagcaactaagcaccacacagccgctcactcactcccccccatccagtgggatgggggagaaaatcaggggaaaaaaaaagaaaactcctgggttgagataagaacggtttaatagaacagaaaagaagaaactaataatgataatgataacactaataaaatgacaacagtagtaataaaaggattggaatgtacaaatgatgcgcagggcaattgctcaccacccgccgaccaacacccagccagtccctgagcggcgattccccgcacccacttcccagttcctaaactagatgggacgtcccatggtatggaataccccgttggccagtttgggtcaggtgccctggctgtgtcccctcccaacttcttgtgcccctccagctttctcgctggctgggcaggagaagctgaaaaatccttgactatagtctaaacactactgagcaacaactgaaaacatcagtgttatcaacattcttcgcatactgagctcaaaacatagcaccgtaccagctactaggaagacagttaactctatcccacctgaaaccaggacacctctgcAGCAAAGCTGAGGAGGAAGTTTGTTAGAAGGATGATACTGCCCACACAAGTGCAAAGTTGTCTtctaattgatttttattttgtagtttcTAATGCTAAGGAGTGCTCTTTAGAGGCTGGCagttggaaaacatttttcttcgtAACTTTAAAGTGTACAGCTTTTCCTTACATTTGTCTgctctttctctgtctttgtaGGTAGTGTATAAAGAATGACTTGGAAGATCTTTAACTGGGAGACAAATTACACTGTCATTCAGCCTGCACTGGCTAAGTTAACCACAGGAAAAGCCTACCTAGACAAAAGTCACTGAAGATAGCTGAGCACTGAGATTTCACACAACACCATGACCGATCGCAGCCGACAACCTTGTTGAATAACAAGCAACTAGTTCACAATTGCTGTTTCTTCTCCTTCGCCTCCTAGCTGTGCATGGCTTTCCTGTTATGGATAGCTGGCAACTTTTGAGCCTAGCAGATGAGAGTCGCTAATAAATGCAGAACGGATGTCAaaccagatcctcagctggaatTAACTGCATCAGAAGTCCAGTTTGGATACAGACATCCTATTTTCAATCTATAAAAACCATTTGTGGTTACTGAAGATAATAGTTCACACTAAAATGAAATGAAGCAGATATTT comes from the Accipiter gentilis chromosome 6, bAccGen1.1, whole genome shotgun sequence genome and includes:
- the SLC19A3 gene encoding thiamine transporter 2 isoform X2: MGCWKQEKSNTWTFPTLILCLCGFFYMMKPSEPFLTPYLTGPDKNLTIDEVTNQIFPVWTYSYLALLFPVFLITDYVRYKPILLLQGVSFIVTWLLLLFAHGVVAMQLVEFFYGMVTATEVAYYAYIYSVVSTDHYQRVTSYCRSITLVAATVAAVLGQLLVSLADVSYFHLNAITLASVSLAFVCSFFLPMPQKSMFFHRKDVTETLPGPDKVVATVGSDRPSSCQEDKSSVSADRGPAPEPQADNPKPQNHMLSVLVQLSKDLRDCYSSRKLLYWSLWWALATAGFNQVLNYIQVLWDFRAPSHSSAVYNGAVEAIATFLSSVTSFVVQYMKINWDLFGELALGIFSAINAGSLFLMHFTTNIWACYASYLIFKACYMLLITIATFQIAVNLSMERYALMFGFNNFVALVIQTILTVVIVDSRGLGLGIVTQTEGHPRRKLHMNPQQMHHSHSFDS
- the SLC19A3 gene encoding thiamine transporter 2 isoform X3, coding for MGCWKQEKSNTWTFPTLILCLCGFFYMMKPSEPFLTPYLTGPDKNLTIDEVTNQIFPVWTYSYLALLFPVFLITDYVRYKPILLLQGVSFIVTWLLLLFAHGVVAMQLVEFFYGMVTATEVAYYAYIYSVVSTDHYQRVTSYCRSITLVAATVAAVLGQLLVSLADVSYFHLNAITLASVSLAFVCSFFLPMPQKSMFFHRKDVTETLPGPDKVVATVGSDRPSSCQEDKSSVSADRGPAPEPQADNPKPQNHMLSVLVQLSKDLRDCYSSRKLLYWSLWWALATAGFNQVLNYIQVLWDFRAPSHSSAVYNGAVEAIATFLSSVTSFVVQYMKINWDLFGELALGIFSAINAGSLFLMHFTTNIWACYASYLIFKACYMLLITIATFQIAVNLSMERYALMFGFNNFVALVIQTILTVVIVDSRGLGLGIVTQKELLGNKKTRISYYLQS
- the SLC19A3 gene encoding thiamine transporter 2 isoform X1 — its product is MGCWKQEKSNTWTFPTLILCLCGFFYMMKPSEPFLTPYLTGPDKNLTIDEVTNQIFPVWTYSYLALLFPVFLITDYVRYKPILLLQGVSFIVTWLLLLFAHGVVAMQLVEFFYGMVTATEVAYYAYIYSVVSTDHYQRVTSYCRSITLVAATVAAVLGQLLVSLADVSYFHLNAITLASVSLAFVCSFFLPMPQKSMFFHRKDVTETLPGPDKVVATVGSDRPSSCQEDKSSVSADRGPAPEPQADNPKPQNHMLSVLVQLSKDLRDCYSSRKLLYWSLWWALATAGFNQVLNYIQVLWDFRAPSHSSAVYNGAVEAIATFLSSVTSFVVQYMKINWDLFGELALGIFSAINAGSLFLMHFTTNIWACYASYLIFKACYMLLITIATFQIAVNLSMERYALMFGFNNFVALVIQTILTVVIVDSRGLGLGIVTQFLIYGSYFAFIAGIFLIRSICMLVSSTCKRKIARSCKEHLNHAEHESKEQIVTGYTTWL